ATATCGCCCGCTCACGCTCAAAGAAACAGCCCAACAAATATCGCCAGAGCGAAGCAGCGATGGTCGGTTTGGCAACCGGGTATATCGGAACTTTTTTGACTGCTTTTAGTTTGTTTCAGGCTATTTTTCACCCTGTCAGAAATGCCGCTCCCGATCTAAATTGCCAAAGCAATCTCAAGCAACTGGCTTTGGCGGCGCGCATTTTTGCCGGTGATCATAATGATGTTCTGCCCACAAATTTCCTGCAAATGACGAACGAGATGGTAAATCCACTCATCCTTCATTGCCCATCAGATACGAACCATCCGCGCCCGGTTAATACGGTTCCTGCGACTTGGAATACGGCAAACATCAGTTATGAACTTTTGACGCCTGGCGAACATGAAGACGACACGACAAATCGCGCAATCATCAGGTGTCCGATTCACGGTTTTGAAGTTTGGGGCGACGGCTCAGTACACAAGAGCAAGTTAAAACACTAATCATTCATCGTATGAAAAAATGTCCGCGTTGCGGCAAGGAGTATTCGGATGCAACAGCGGTTTGTCCCGAACATGGCAAGCCATTGAGCGATAGCAAAGATGAAATGGCTCCGTATCTTTGGTTTGCCAAAACGAGCCGGATGTCGGGTTTGATTCTGATGGCGCTCATTGGATTCTTTGCCGTCACGATGAATCGGGGATTTAATTTAGGATTTTATTCACTCTTGATAATCAGCGGCCCGATGATTGGAATTATCGCGATCATTAACGGTCATCTCGCACAAGCCTCGGCAAAAAAATTACGTGAGCAGG
The DNA window shown above is from Verrucomicrobiia bacterium and carries:
- a CDS encoding DUF4190 domain-containing protein, which produces MKKCPRCGKEYSDATEICSEDGENLTSIIPPLPRNRFATVSEVLGLLLAFSILAFICTWNTLQSWNFYGLLIIFGTPVGLVAIICGHIARSRSKKQPNKYRQSEAAMVGLATGYIGTFLTAFSLFQAIFHPVRNAAPDLNCQSNLKQLALAARIFAGDHNDVLPTNFLQMTNEMVNPLILHCPSDTNHPRPVNTVPATWNTANISYELLTPGEHEDDTTNRAIIRCPIHGFEVWGDGSVHKSKLKH